A window of the Henckelia pumila isolate YLH828 chromosome 3, ASM3356847v2, whole genome shotgun sequence genome harbors these coding sequences:
- the LOC140889714 gene encoding uncharacterized protein → MDVTATPMETLLKRFQLFKPPTFKGTKNSVYCDTWLEDIEQLFESLDFSDDLHIGLVVHQLHEVAKNWWITTKKALEHQVSYRKDKGDEFANLRQDNLSIEEYVAKFSSLLKFAPHIAATDEVMADQFINGLNPDVFTLVNSGRPNNFAEALNKAKGV, encoded by the exons ATGGATGTTACAGCTACACCcatggagactctattgaaACGATTTCAATTGTTCAAACCGCCAACGTTTAAAGGAACAAAAAATTCAGTTTATTGTGATACTTGGCTCGAAGACATTGAACAGTTGTTTGAATCgcttgatttttcagatgatctaCATATCGGGCTGGTAGTGCATCAACTGCATGAAGTTGCTAAAAattggtggattactacaaagAAAGCTCTAGAACATCAAG TATCTTACAGAAAAGATAAGGGTGatgaatttgccaatctaaggcaagACAATTTGAgcattgaagaatatgtggccaaattttcaagtcttttgaaatTTGCCCCACATATAGCAGCGACTGATGAAGTTATGGCGGACCAGTTTATTAATGGCctcaatccagatgtgtttactttagtgaacagtggacgacccAATAATTTTGCCGAAGCACTGAATAAAGCTAAGGGAGTATAA